In Azospirillum humicireducens, the genomic stretch GCGGCGATCTCGACGAGATCGGAGGAACCGAGCTCGATGTCGGCCGAGGCGATGTTCTCCTCGAGCCGGTGCAGCTTGCGCGTCCCCGGAATTGGTACGATCCAGGGCGTCTGGGCAAGGAGCCAGGCGAGCGCGACCTGCTCGGGGGGGGCGCCCTTGGCGTCCGCGATCCGCTTGACCAGCTCGACCATCGCCTGATTGGCTTCGCGCGCCTCCGGCGTGAACCAGGGGAAGCGGTTGCGCCAGTCCGACGCGTCGAAGCTGGTGCTCGGGTCGATATGCCCGGTCAGGAAACCTTGCCCGAGCGGACTCCCGGGCACAAAGCCGATGACCAGCTCCGCGCATAGCGGGAGGATTTCCGGTTCTGGGTCACGCGTCCACAGCGAATATTCGCTTTGGATCGCCGTCACCGGCTGAACCGCATGCGCCCGGCGGATGGTTTGCGCCCCGGCCTCCGAGAGGCCGAAATGGCGGACCTTCCCGGCCGCGATCAGATCCCTCACCGTTCCGGCGACCTCCTCGATCGGGACGTCCGGATCGACGCGATGCTGGTAGAGCAGGTCGATGGTCTCGATCTTCAGGCGCTTCAGCATGCCATCCACCGCGCGGCGGACATGGTCCGGACGGCTGTTGAGCCCCGGGCGGCGCTCGCCGGTTTCGGGGTCGATGTTTCAGCCGAACTTCGTGGCGATGACCACCTCGTCACGCACGGGCGACAACGCTTCGCCGACGAGTTCCTCGTTGGTGAACGGCCCATAGGCCTCGGCGGTGTCGAACAGGGTGATGCCCAGTGCATGCGCGCCGCGGATCACACGAATGGCCTCATTCCGGTCAGGCGCCGTGCCGTAGGTGGACGCGAAGCTCATCGTGCCGAAGCCGAGGGCCGAGACGCTCAGCGTACCCAGAGTGCGCGTTTCCATGGGATTCTCCTGTCGATAGGGCCAATGGACCGTCCGTTGGTCGGGACGGCCCGTCGTCGCACGCCGGGATCAGCCCGGAACCGGCAGCTTGCCCGCGCGCATCGCCGCGATCACACCGCCATCGATCAGCAGGTCGCTGCCTGTGATGAATCCGGCATCGGGACCGAGCAGATAGGAAGCCGCCACCGCGATCTCTTCGGGCGGCGCCATCCGCTTGGACGGAGAGGCGGCGATCATGGCGCGATAGCCGTCGCCGATCTCCGAATTAAGCTCGTGCTGCGCAAGCGGCGTCACGACGATGCCGGGGCTGATCGAGTTGACGCGTGCGCCTCGCGCACCCCAGCTCATCGCGGCCGCCTGCACACGGAGGTGATTGGCGCGCTTGGCGATCATGTAGCCGACGAGCGAGTTGGGCACGGCATCCCCCTTCAGGAAGGGCAGGCCGAGCAGCTCATCGGCCGGCGTGAACGCCAGCGCATGCTCCTGATCCCTCGGCAGCGGCGGCATCATGTGCCCCGCCATGCTGGAGATGATGAGACCGGCGCCGCCAGGGGCGATGACGCGCTCGAACTCCTCGAACACCAGGGCCGATCCGTAAAGGTCGACTTCCAGCACCTTGGCCGGGGGCGCCATGTTGGGCGACAGGCCGGCGGTGTTGATCACCTGCATGACGCTGCCCAGCGACGCCGCCTTGTCGGCCAGCGCGCGCACCGACTCCCGCAAGGCGACGTCGACAACCTGCGACTCGATCGTGTAGCCGGCCGCAGCCATACCGTCCGCCGCGGCGCGCAGCAGTGTCTCGTTGAAGTCCGCGAGCAGCACCCTTTTTCCAAAGCCCTGTCGCCGGGCGATCGCCAAGCCGATGCCGCCGGTTCCGATCACCACGATAACGTCGTTTGTCATCTCATATCTCCTCCAACTGCGGGGGCTGTGGAAGCCCCGCGAGAGCCGGTCGGGAAGCACGAGCGGCTTCGCATCGAACCCGATGGAGACTATGTACGGCGCATTGATCTGCACTATTAGATGCTTAATCATACACGATGTTATACTGGGAGCTTATCAATGCGACGTGACGAACTGGGCGATCTGGCGGTCTTCCTCACGGTCGCCGAGGAGTGCAGCTTCACACGAGCGGCGGCGCGGATGAATACCTCCCAGTCGGCGATCAGCCAGGTCATCCGCCGGCTGGAAGCCAACATCGGAGTCAAATTGCTGACCCGGACCACGCGAAGCGTCGCCCTGACCGAAGCCGGCGAGCAACTGGTGGAGACGCTGCGGCCGGCGTTCGAAGACATCGATGCGCGTCTTTCGGCACTGAGCGCCCTGCGCGAGCGACCGTCGGGCACGGTCCGCATCACCTCCAGCCGACATGCCGCCGAGACGATCCTTTGGCCTACCGTGTCGCGGCTGCTGCGCGAGTATCCGGACATCACGATCGAATTGTCGATCGACCCTGCGCTCTCCGACATTGTGGTCGACAGGTTCGATGCGGGGGTCCGGCTCGGCGAGCAAATTGCCAAGGATATGATCGCGGTTCGCATCGGCCCCGATCTGCGAATGGCGGTGGTATGCGCCCCTTCGTATCTGGCGAACCGCCCCATGCCCAAGACCCCGCACGAACTGACCGAACACCGGTGCATCAACGTGCGCTTACCAACGAAGGGCGGCCTGTATGCATGGGAGTTCGCGAAGGACGGTCGCGAACTCAATGTCCGGGTCGGAGGCCCGCTGGTGCTCAATGACCTGAGCATGGTTCTACAGGCCGCCAGCGAGGGCCTCGGCATCGCCTGCGTCATGGCGGATCAGGCCGCGCCCTTCATCGCCGACGGCCGGCTGGTGCGGCTGCTGGACGACTGGTGCCCGCCCTTCGCCGGCTACCACCTCTATTTTCCGGATCGCCGGCAGCTCCCTCCCGCCTTTTCGCTCCTTGTGGCGGCGCTCCGCCACGGCGCCCATCGCTGAACCCGGATGGCCACGCTGACGAACCCCGGCGTTTGGGTTCAGCTGGGCTGCGATGTTGCCCTGCGGTACCGCCTCTGCTCCCATGGCGACCATGCGGGGCTGGACCAGGGTGCTGGGGCGGGCGTGCTGGAGGCCGTTGACGACGACACGGTCCTCCACGGTCAGCCCCCGGGCGACCACACGTAGCCCGTCGGACAGGGGACCAAGGTCAACCGAACGGTATTCCACCCGGCCATCCGCGTTCACGACAAGGACGAACTTCTTGTCCTGGTCGGTGCCGGTGAGCATATTCTGCTCGGCTCCGGCGCCCTTTCGGCTTTCGACTGCTGCGGAAAGCGTTATGGTACACGCATTCGCATACGATTAGACGGTCAGTCCCGTATGCACTTATACTCCATTTTTACAGGTCGCGTCGCCCGTGCCGTTTCGACATCAGGCCGCCGGGCCAGCCGCCGGATTACCGGCTATGCTATCGCGTATCCACCGGTCGATTTGATCGACGAGGCGGGCAATCTCCTCCCCGCCCTCCGTCAATTGATATTCGACATGGGGCGGCACCACGTCGAACATGGTACGCAACACCAAACCGTCGCGTTCCAGTCCACGCAACGTCTGCGTCAACATCTTTTGCGACAGTCCATCGATTCGGCGCAGCAGCGCACCGTTGCGCATTGGCCCGGTCCGCAGTGCAAGCAACACCAGCATGACCCACTTGTCAGCGAGCCTGGTCAGCAGCGCACGCGCGGGGCAAGCGGCATCGAACGTGTCAGGTGAAAGAATCTGATGCATGCCTTAATAGGCACCAAAAGGTGCGTACTTGTCCATTGGTTTCCTTGCTCGTATGTCGGCTCCATCGAATGCGGACGGAGGCAAACATGCGTAACAATGGACGAGTGTTGGTTTACGGCGGCACCGGGCAGCAGGGCCGACCTATCGTAGAGCGACTTCAGGCAGACGGTTTCAGCGTCCGCGTGATGAGCCGGCAGGACAAGTTGGATGGCGTCGCAAATGGCGTCGAAACGGTGGCGGGATCATTAGACGACGTTGAGAGTCTGATCCGCGCGACCACGGGCATCCGGTACATCGTATTGTTGTTGCCGCTGGCCTTCGACATTGAGGCAGCGGCCGATTGGACCCGCAACGTGGTTAAAGCGGCTGAGCGGGCGGGGGTGGAAAGGATCGTGTTCGACACCAGCGCCCCCGTACCAGACACACGCACAGGTGTCGCCGCGATCGACGTTAAGATCGTCGCCGAGGATATCATTCGCGCCGCATCAATTCCCTGGACGATCCTTCGACCGACCATCTATCTGGGCAATCTGACCGCCCCTTGGTCCGCGCCGGGTATCGTTGGGAACCGGGTCATCGCCTATCCTGTCGATAGCGGCTTAGGTGTGTCGTGGGTCAGTTGGGAGGATGTCGCAGTCGCGGTGTCCCGGGCGCTGTCGGATCCGGCCTTTGCCGGTCAGGCGCTGAACATTGGCGGTGACCGCGCACTGACCGGCCCCGAACTCGCGGCTGCGTTCGGCAACGTCCTCGGCGGCGCATTCGCCTATGCTCCGATGCCACTTGAAGGGTTCGAGGCGGGGCTGAACCAGGCACTGGGCGAGCCGGTGGGAACCGAAATCGCCCGGCTCTATGGCTGGCTGGGCGGTGAGGGTCGATCGCATCTCGCACGGAAGACAAACGACAACGCCAAGCTCGGGCTCAAGCCGATCACTGTCGAAAGCTGGATCGCCGCACAGACGTGGTGAGCGTCGGCAGCAATCCGTCGCAGATGATACCAGCAGCTTTTTGATCCTGACTTGTCAGGATCAAAAGTTTCGGCGGCTTAAAGTGCGATCGTTTCAAGCGGTATCGATTGAAACGATCGCACGAAAAATCAAAACGCTGGCGTCCGTCTGCAACTGCAATAAGCATCAGACGGACGCCAAAGGAAGAGGTCCGCCAAGCCCTGCGCGACGTCGTCCGGAGGCCACGAGAGCCGGGACACGACCGGCAGCCCACGGAAGACGCGCGCCATAGTTCGTTGGTCCTCGACGGAGAAGCAGGCCCTTCTTCAACCTTCCACTTCCAGAAAGAGGCGCGCCGAAGCGAGAATATCCTCGGATAGCGCGTCCGAATTGACGATCCGCGCGAGAACCATGGCGCCGATCATCGTCGCCCAAGTCCCGATCGCAGCGACCCGCCGCTCCGCCGGTTTCTCACCCGGCGCGATGTCGACGAATTTCTGGATCTGCCGCTCGATGGCATCGGTCAGGATGTCGCGGGTGGGCCGTGGTGCCCGCGCCATTTCAGGGCCCAGGGCCGCGAACACGCAGCCGGTACCGGGCTCACCGCGATGTTCGGAGCGCAGATAGGCACGGGCGAATTCATGCAAGTCGCGCATCGGCAGCGATGGCTCCCGTGCGTCTGCGGCGAACAGCTCGGCGAGTGTCGCCGTGATCAGCTCTTCCTTGCTGGTGAAATGTCGGGGGAATCCGCCATGCGTCAGCCCCGCACCGTCCATCACCGCCGCAACGGTGACGCCGTCGAACCCGTTCTCCCGAAACAGCTTGGCCGCAGAGCGCATGATCGCCTCACGGCTCTCCGCCTTCCGCTTCTGACTTTTTGCCATCCCTAAATCTCCTTCGCGGAAAAATTATAGATGACAACCATCATCTTTTCAATTAGATGATAACCATCATCCATGTGAGCGAACCGCTCCTCGTTTCGGAGAAGATTCGATGTCGACAGCTCTCATCACGGGCGCATCGGAAGGAATAGGTGCCACCTACGCCCATCGCTTCGCCGCCCGCGGCCATGACCTTGTTCTTGTGGCGCGCAACACGGACAAACTGGAGGGCTTGGCTGCGGAACTGCGCGCGGCCCACGCGGTTTCGGTGGAGGTGATTACGGCCGACCTGACTGATGCGACGCATCTCGGCCTCGTGGAAAAGCGCCTGCGCGTTGGGGGGCCCGTCGACATTCTTGTCAACAATGCCGGCGCGGCGCTGATGGGGCCGTTCCATGGGAATGACCGGAATAAGATGGAGGCGTTGATCCGCCTCAACATCACCGCGCCCACCCTGCTTGCGTCGGCGGCCGTTGACGGCATGGCGGCCCGTGGGAACGGCGCCATCAT encodes the following:
- a CDS encoding SDR family oxidoreductase, with the translated sequence MTNDVIVVIGTGGIGLAIARRQGFGKRVLLADFNETLLRAAADGMAAAGYTIESQVVDVALRESVRALADKAASLGSVMQVINTAGLSPNMAPPAKVLEVDLYGSALVFEEFERVIAPGGAGLIISSMAGHMMPPLPRDQEHALAFTPADELLGLPFLKGDAVPNSLVGYMIAKRANHLRVQAAAMSWGARGARVNSISPGIVVTPLAQHELNSEIGDGYRAMIAASPSKRMAPPEEIAVAASYLLGPDAGFITGSDLLIDGGVIAAMRAGKLPVPG
- a CDS encoding LysR family transcriptional regulator, with the protein product MRRDELGDLAVFLTVAEECSFTRAAARMNTSQSAISQVIRRLEANIGVKLLTRTTRSVALTEAGEQLVETLRPAFEDIDARLSALSALRERPSGTVRITSSRHAAETILWPTVSRLLREYPDITIELSIDPALSDIVVDRFDAGVRLGEQIAKDMIAVRIGPDLRMAVVCAPSYLANRPMPKTPHELTEHRCINVRLPTKGGLYAWEFAKDGRELNVRVGGPLVLNDLSMVLQAASEGLGIACVMADQAAPFIADGRLVRLLDDWCPPFAGYHLYFPDRRQLPPAFSLLVAALRHGAHR
- a CDS encoding winged helix-turn-helix transcriptional regulator, which produces MHQILSPDTFDAACPARALLTRLADKWVMLVLLALRTGPMRNGALLRRIDGLSQKMLTQTLRGLERDGLVLRTMFDVVPPHVEYQLTEGGEEIARLVDQIDRWIRDSIAGNPAAGPAA
- a CDS encoding SDR family oxidoreductase codes for the protein MRNNGRVLVYGGTGQQGRPIVERLQADGFSVRVMSRQDKLDGVANGVETVAGSLDDVESLIRATTGIRYIVLLLPLAFDIEAAADWTRNVVKAAERAGVERIVFDTSAPVPDTRTGVAAIDVKIVAEDIIRAASIPWTILRPTIYLGNLTAPWSAPGIVGNRVIAYPVDSGLGVSWVSWEDVAVAVSRALSDPAFAGQALNIGGDRALTGPELAAAFGNVLGGAFAYAPMPLEGFEAGLNQALGEPVGTEIARLYGWLGGEGRSHLARKTNDNAKLGLKPITVESWIAAQTW
- a CDS encoding TetR/AcrR family transcriptional regulator; amino-acid sequence: MAKSQKRKAESREAIMRSAAKLFRENGFDGVTVAAVMDGAGLTHGGFPRHFTSKEELITATLAELFAADAREPSLPMRDLHEFARAYLRSEHRGEPGTGCVFAALGPEMARAPRPTRDILTDAIERQIQKFVDIAPGEKPAERRVAAIGTWATMIGAMVLARIVNSDALSEDILASARLFLEVEG
- a CDS encoding SDR family NAD(P)-dependent oxidoreductase, coding for MSTALITGASEGIGATYAHRFAARGHDLVLVARNTDKLEGLAAELRAAHAVSVEVITADLTDATHLGLVEKRLRVGGPVDILVNNAGAALMGPFHGNDRNKMEALIRLNITAPTLLASAAVDGMAARGNGAIINIGSVVSLMPAYFPGIYAATKAYILTLSQGLAAEMGPKGVYVQAVLPAATRTAIWAKAGVDVGQIPNVMSVDDLVDAALVGFDRRESVTIPPLADASLWETFEGARAALPSGLGGTPADRYRTPVTT